The following is a genomic window from Amaranthus tricolor cultivar Red isolate AtriRed21 chromosome 10, ASM2621246v1, whole genome shotgun sequence.
aatcaataggtggaattattgtaagaaaatcatgaaaagttCGAATTATTATGTGTAATTATTTTGCAAAAAATAATACGCATtatatgagacagtctcaccatgagacatgCCTTATATTTAGGTTAAATAGCTCAATAATAAAAGCTTTTAtgacagtcttatataagacaaaGTGTAATACACAAATGCAATTAAGTTAGCAAATTAAATGACTTTGTTTGCAGGAAATATATGTCGTTGATTCTAAGCAATGATAAATCAGGAAGGCTTCTAACATACAACCCAGAAACAAAACAAGCAAGGAAGGTTCTAGACAACCTAACATTCCCAAATGGAGTATCCTTAGACAAAGATGGGAAATTTCTTCTAATTGTTGAGACAACTACTTGTAAAATCATCAAATATTGGCTTGAAAACACCCAAAAAGCAGGAAGTACTGAACTTTTAGCTGAACTTTCAGGTTATCCGGACAATATAAGGAGGAATTCAAAAGGGGAATATTGGGTTGGACTTTATTCTAAAAGAGGAAAGTTTTTGAAGTGGATTCTTTCATTTCCTTTTATAGGAAATGCTATTCTTAAACTTCCATTTAATGGTGTTGAATTAGTtaaagtttttgttagattaaGAGCAATTGGTTTGGCTGTAAAAATAGATGAAAATGGTAATGTGTTACAAGTTTTGGAGGATAATACTGGTAAATTGAAATTTGTTAGTGAAGTGGTGGAAAAAGATAGGAATTTGTGGTTTGGTTCCGTCATTTTGCCCTATGCAAGCTTGTATAAGGATTATAATCTaccataataaataatataaaggaACATAAATGTTTTTATCGGATATGTATCCAGTCAATTCTCTTCTTGAACAAGTTTATTAAATAACTAGCCTTTGTCATTTGATTAGCTAAGACATAAGAGGATCTTAAATAATAGAAAGCAAAGTTGTATGAATAGGATAAATTATCAAGAATAAACTAATTTTTGCTCGATCTGATGAAAATAAACTCACTTATTTATTGTcattaaaattaatacaaacCCGTTTATTGGGTATAATTGCTGAAATAAACTTATCTATTATTTTTTCGTTATTTCTTTTTCCTTCACCTTTGtaacaaaattttgattttcataACCACCTACGACCTTTAGAGATTATCCACCCTTATcccgaaaaaaaaaattaaatatatcaaataatatttCCAGTTTGATatcattattaaaacaattaggTCGATTTTAAATTGGGTGAGATATGTGTGAGAGGTATTCATTCATACTATTAGGTCGATTTTAAATTGGGTTAAAATTAAATCTTGTACATATCAACATTTATTTTATATCattataaattcattttaaaaattgatcAAAGTTCGATTCAATTATCTGTTTTGAATGCCTCCAGTACGAATCTATATAGACTATGATCGACAAACTAATGGCATTATTGTAATATTGGTATAAATAAAAGACCACTTACTTATCTATGAGTATGAACCCATATTATTTTTCAATCCCGCCCTTCCCTCCCTCCCTCCTTGATCCTTGCTTCTTTCCTTCACCCTCCTTTTTTCCTATTTTGTTATTTCACTCTCAAAATCAAAAACCAGTCCCAAAATTAGCAATCATTCAAACCaggaaaatatataaaatccCTAATTATCCTTCTTTAGATTAGAACTAATACATAGTACTAAACTTTCTAAAACAAAAATCTCTGCAAAAATGGGTATGTTAAGAAACAAGATAGTTACCCAGATACTAAAAAGAAgcaaaaataagataattacCCAGAAAACGTACTCAGAATTAATATCAGCAGCAGTATCAGACCCAGAAATGGGAAATGGGTTTTGGTCAAAAGATTATGAAGATTATAGAAAATCATTGTATGGTGGTAATATTACTCATAAAGCTTTATTTGTTGATGCTGTTGGCACTGTTCTTGTTCCCGCTCAATCTACTTCTAAGGTATTTGCCTTTTCTATGATCCTACAGTTACTATATGTTATTTAGAGAACTTCGGTTCGAGTATAACACAGAAGAatgttattcttattaatttgatttatataaaCTGATATGATGTTTCATATGGAAAAGGgcattttaatcatttttagcaTTTATTCTTCCATATTTTCGAGAAATCATTGGTGttgaatttaaaaatttattgggTTTTGTTCAAAATGAGGCAATTAGTGGGTTTAAGATATGGACGAATTGctaattaattgattttgattCCTAATATctattgatttttgttttgaaagtaGTATTTAGTGGCTTTTAGAAatgttttattaaaatatataaaaaaattaagtgttatgaataattttttaattgaaatcagatttttaaatcaagaaattgaagaaaaaaatgGTGGGTCATGGGTATTATGAAGTGTACCATTCAACAACATATTGTGGATATTGTTGGATGCAGATATATAGGCAAATAGGGGAGAAGTATGGTGTGAAGTATTCAGAAAATGAGATTTTGAGTAGATATAGATGGGCTTATGAACAACCTTGGAGAAGATCTAGTCTCAGGTTTGATTACATCTTCTtcttaattgttttttaatttatgattaaacgCTTTCATTCGAAATAATGTTTGTTATTAAGGATTGTGTATATCTAATTCTACAACTTTGTATAAGGAAAGTCACTTAATAACATTGGATAATTGGATAAAGAATTATCAAATGTTGCTTAATTATGATAGTTATTATAACTTCTGCTATTAGCCGTCCagtttttcctttttgttcTGTAATTAATGTTCTGCTTCTTAATCCTTATCCAAATCGTAATTAGAAGGATATGTTAATTGAATAAATTATAACAGTTTCTTCAGCAAGATTCAAGCTGGCTATGTACTTTGTGTAATATGTTATATTTCAACATGAGTGTGTTAGTTATGTCTGATCCCATATGTGGACTTATGAATTTGTTCCCCTATGTTGTATTCTCTTTCTTTCCTAATATTCTTTTCGTTTACAATATTCTATTTTGGTgtgagaaatttgattaagattttttaagatatatagatgataaaaaatatccatgtgagatatcgttagattcgtcttaaggtatacttttttatcatatattttttataattttgtatgattcgtatttagatatatataaaggctcaaaatttattttaaaaaatgtgcAAAAGGTTAACGaggaaaacaaaaaagaacagagAGAGGAAATTGTAATACTTATTACTCTCCCCGTCCCCACCAAATTTGTCTCAAATTTATCCGATAGGCATTTGGTGAGAAAACTAAGAAAAAtcagacaaaaaaaattttgcgGGTCGTAGGAGAAATATGTGGATGAGACGAAAAACTTAAGATAAATGAGTGGGTTAGAGTTAAAGAAAGAATGTggattaaaatagaaattgggCAAATTGGTGAGAAGGACTAAAAAGGAAAGTGAGGTAAATTTGGTGGAATAGAGGAAGTAGTAGCTAGGTTTGATTCCCTGGTGACTTTTCGATAGAAGTGGTGACTTGTGATTCCTTTGTGACTTTTTGAATTCGTTCCCTTACGTTGActtaacaactaataaaaaagtcAATGTTATCAACTAGTCATACAGCTAACAACTAACAACCAATAACTAACAATCGATTGTAAAACACTCTATAAGTTAGCTTCTTGTTTTTGTTAATAAAATAGTATGTTGGATGCCACTTCACTCAAAAATTGTGAATTCAAGTTTGGTTATGGTCATCCTTGTCTCTATACAAGTTTCTATGTGTATTTTGTGAGTGGTTTTTGTTGGTATGTTGTGCCCATTTGTGATCCTATAATTCCATTTTCTAGACAGGATGGTAATATGACATAAATGATAATTACCAATGTTTTATAGAATATTGGTAGAGAATCAGTTCTTGTCTCAGGTGAAACATGCATCACTTTTTTCATGTAAGGTCAGACTTATAGGTTCGATTCTCGTAGCCCCCTCCCTTCTCTCGGCCTATCCTGTACTTAAAAAAACTAACATCTAATGGTAATGACTCGAAACAGAGGAATTAATTATCATGACACTCCTTATGCAGATATGTTGATGATGGTAGACCATTCTGGCAATTCATTGTATCTTTTTCCACTGGTTGTTCAGACAAGCAGTATTTTGAAGAGCTATATAACTACTATATGACGGAGAAGGTAGATTAGTAACATTCATAAGTTGATCATATGCTTCGTGTCTCTCTAAGGAACTAGTCTAATTTTCCAGTAAAACTGATTATTACTGATTAGCATTGATATATGTCAAACCAGacagagtatataacatatcctgaagcctcaaccatcagcttaagcttttggttgagatgTATCtatgacatggtatcagaagccagcgtgacaataggtcacgggttcaaatctcaaccacgagggggcgtgttagattatataacatatcctggggcctcaaccatcagcttaagtttttcgTTGAGATGGTTCCTTGACAATATATATCGATTGATCAAAACTCATTGTCTCTCGTAAGGAATTTGACTTGTTTCCTAGTAACTATAGGTTCGTACGTGGAGGATTTATGCTGATGTTAGTTTTTGCTTCAAGGCGTGGAAGCTTTGTGACCCAAATGCAGGAAATGTATTTCGGGCTCTAAGAAATGAGGGTGTACGAGTAGCAATCGTCTCAAACTTTGATACGCGACTAAGGCCTTTATTAAGGGCTCTGAATTGTGAAAACTGGTTCGATGCAGTTGCTGTTTCAGCTGAAGTAAGAGGCTTTCGTGTGCACTGTATTTTTCTGCTTGGATGTGTTTCTGTTACTGCTTCTAAATCGGATTTCTTTGTGAAATGTTGAGAGCAGGTTGCAGCAGAGAAGCCAAACCCGATTATATTTCTGAAGGCGTGTGATCTTGTAGGAGTAAATCCGGAGGATGCTGTTCATGTCGGTGATGATCGGAGAAACGATATATGGGGTGCGAGAGATGCAGGTTGTGACACTTGGCTTTGGGGTTGCGATGTTCATACTTTTAAAGAGGTACGTTCATGTTGAGTTCGAAATGAATGGCAGTAGATTAAGCGGGCGTTCAAACCAGACCAACCTTGTAACCAAATCTGATTCGACCTGATTTGAAAAACGAATTTATAACAATGTAAAAAGCAACATACAAAGGACCCGACTTTGAACCAATTTGAAATCAACCCGATGAACCGAATGAACACCCTCTACATCAATTAGTGATTTATGACGCCAATTTTACATGATGTGCTAACTTAGCTTTTAGAGCAAATAAGAACAAATGATTAACATAAAGCGTCATTCTAACTCACGAATTTTGGACCGTTAATCATTTCActaacatataaaataatttagccCCTTTTGGAAATTTGCTCTCGTATGATCGGTGAAGACGGATTAGGGAGTCCCTAGCTAGTCCCGGATGTTTTGTTAGAACCAAGAAAGGTCTTGGGAAAAAAACTGTACAATGTTGTGGCTAAGGATAAGTATTTGGATATCATTCAAATCTACTACCAAAGAAAACTAAACAACAATGAGATAAAGATAAAGTTAATATGGAGTTAGCTATATAAACCAAACAGATTAACGTAAGATTGTCGCTAAAAGACtataatttatttcaatattgtAATAGAAGTATTAATTTATAATCGTTCATATCTACTATATCAAATGCTTGTGCAAATTTCAATGAGATAAATAATGTTTTTGGATCCAGGTAGCACAAAGAATAGGTGTAGATACCTAAGCATGCATATCACTCGTATTCTTTCGGCAACAATCAAGATGAGTTAAGGCCTGAGACTATCTATGGAACTTGAGTTTGTACAGCTAGTTGTATGTAAACAGTAATCCATAAGATATAAGAAAACTGAGTGGTGTACTATCTCAGAAAATAAATGTGTTTTCACTTTTTTGGCTATTCAACAGCCAATAGCCAACAGTAtctgagaaaataaattatgttataatttcGTGACACTTATTTCGTAATAATTTTACACTTATTTTGTAAAAAAGTAGTTTGTGACACTTTTTGGTAACAATTTTGTGACACAATTTCATGACAAATTTGTGACattttatcataaaaattttGTTTGTGACACTATTTTGATGGGAGGTTTGTGACACTTTCTCAGTAAATATTTGTGACAAttattttgtgaaatttatgtCACCTTTCCTAAAATAGTAGTGAGACTTTTTTGGTGTAAACTTTGTGACAATTTATCCTGTACTTCTTTTGTAAAAATATTGACAATTTGTGTGAAAATATTTTGACGCTGTTGGGTAAATGTTATGTGACACTTTATTGTGAAAGAAAACAAATTTGTGgcactttttagcaaaaaatttgtcactttttataaataataagcaaaaatatTTTGTGAcgaatttataaaaattttgtgACACTTTTTGATAAGTATTCAGGGACATCTATTTCAAGATAATTTGTATAAAAAATTGGTAGAAGAATTCGTGAAACTTTTCGTAAAATATTATGACACatatttcattaataattttgtgaCATTGTCTCAAAAATTTTTGTGAGACTTATTTGTAAAATATTTGTGacatttttgtaaatatttgttaacactttttgttaaatttttgtgaattttttttataaaatttgtgacactttttttgtgaaaatttgtgacactttttttgtgaaaatttgtGACATTTATTCTAAAATTTTTGTGTTACTTTCTAGAATAAATTGACATTTTTGTAAGTTTGGGATACTTGTTTGGTAAGAATTTTGTTACACTTTTTtcgtaaaattttgttttacctTTAATTTTGAAGTCATGTGACACTTGTTTTTAATTTGGGAGATTTTTGGCTGACATTTTGTGGCActttttagtaaaaattatGCACTTTATTAAacatgttttaacactatttatcGAAAAATTTTGTGGCACTTTTGAACAAAAGCTTGTGAACTTTATGTCACATGGATAATGTTTGGGACACCATTGTGTAAGAATTTGTTTTAACactttattaacaaaatttgtgCAGTATTTACATAAAGAATTAGTGATACTTTATGATAAAAGTATTTGTGACACCTTTTCGTCAAATATTTTGACACTTTGATTTAAATTTGTGActtctttaaaagaaatttGATACTTGTTTTTGAAAACTTTGCGATAccttttttgaaatatttcGATATTTTTATTGGATGAAACTTAAgacactttttataatattgatgacaaattattttaattgttacgtttgattaaaaaatttgaCGCAATTTTGACTATGTTTTTgataaaacatatttgatattttattagACTTATTTtgtgacccatttaataatatttttgacaTCAAAATGGTTACAACATATAAAATAGTTCGCAACACATTTTCCCTTTCATTATTGCAATTAGGAAAAAAAGTTTGTCACTCTTTTTTCTTGTATTTTGTGAAACTTCGTTTGAAAAAAATTGGGAAACTTTAGGATGGATAAAATTTGTGACACCAATTTGGAAAATAGTTGTATACATTTCTATGCATAATTTTAACCATTCCATATCATTGTAGACACtacaattgaaataaattgtgATACTTTTTGGATCAAATTTGTGCCCTACTCATTGACAAACTATTCGACAGCTTTTACGGAAAAAAATGACACTCTTTTTCTTTAGAATTTTGACAATTTAATAAGATTGTGACACTTTGTTTTTGATAAAACTGgagttttattttgaatttttttgacaGTTTGTTTTGGAAAAATAACATACGAcacttttgaaaataatttcgtGGGTTCTGCAACCCCTTCTACAACCCGGCTTGGTAAAAAACTATTTATAATCACTAATTATTTattgagatcgtctcaccataAAATGGTCTCAATTGGGTCAGcccaaacttaaaaaaaacaatttttaacTTTGAACAATTCGAATTCCGttgtttttctttatattttccctaatgggctgcttgtatggactcgtttcacggtgagacggtctcatacaagacatgCTGATTTATAATAGCATCGGGTAATGCATGTCTTTAAATCCAAATTATTCAAGCAAATATCATTCAGAAAACACAACTAAACTTCATTTATAACGAGTGTTTATTGATTAGGAACATTATTCAAAACATAAACACTCTTTTATCGTAATTGATAACACAAACGATTGAACAACAATTCAAATTGAATATAATGCAAAGATAAATATGTAGAAGTATAATAATCATATGGAATTACAAATAAGGGCAGTTATAAGCTCATTCCAGGTGTCCGACTATCTAAGGCTTTAGGAAAAAGAGGCTTTATGTATTCaactattcttgtgagagactgtaTCTCAAAGAAAtaacctcaaaacaaaaagctcACATTcttatttagcccatatatctaatgcgtctctcgGCAATACCGTCTCTCATAACAATTTGTGTTATGTATCAACAAATTCCATATAGTTCATTAGTCAAGTGTAGCCCTACTGGTGATGTGTCTTCCAGTTATATTATTGGCGAAAAGTACAAAACCTACCAACGTAAATTTTAATCCCTATTTTATCATCAATGGTTAACAAAGGACCTCAATCTTTTAAAGATCATACAATAAAAAAGAGATATAATAACCCACAATAATAAGAATTGAGAGGTTTACGCCTTCAGGGATTTTAATAAAATGAATCTACAATTCTCTTGTAATCTATTAATTTATGAACATGCTTTATTGAGTAAAGTCATTACAAGACAAACTAAACTTAGGTATGAAATGAAACAACAAAGTGCAAAAGATCAATACAAAAAGGCCTAACAAATACTCTTAAGAGATAAGGCCCAATAACCAAAAGTCTATCATCTTATTGGACCACTTTTTTGgtatttaatcataaaaatataattaacaatgccacatgtaataataatatataattaaacatGAAAGCTTAAGGACACCACATGTACATCATCTACATAACACACTTTCAtcataatataaaatacaaatCTCACACTCAATCTACCACTTACAAATTTTAGATAATTAATTGATGACCTTAACCACACTTAACCAAACCTAATAGCTTAGTCATCATGCTAAGCACTCACGCACACTTTTAActaaattaactttaattacttgATTGTGATGCATAATTGGTTCAAGTAATTAATATATCACCAAACATTTTTTATATACGTCCTCAATTTTGAAATACATCCTACAACATTACGgtcattttattattcattatatgttgtATATTACGGCTAATatgtaaagaaaaatatagttatgcaTATTTTAATATAACTTTTAGTTATGCATGcttcaatatataaattaaaataacacattagattGCGCAAAAAGTCAAACAAAACATGTAaaagaacggagaaagtataccAGTTACGATATATGCGAAGGTACGAGCTGTGTATAAGCATTAATTATATTGTTCAAGACAATTATTTTTGAGTGTTGTGAGTTAACCTAATGGTTAAAGACTTATTGTAAGAGATTTTCCTtatttcaaatcaaaaaatcaacattATACTATAAGGGttattttacaaatttccataTGAAACGATATAATtagtataataatttttttttattttctatatactTTTAAGAGTTatgaatatcattttttttttccaagtaATCTAGGTTATATAAACCCAACTTCTCTTGGACGCTATTGTCTTTCACAAGATATCCCCAAAAACTAAGCATCTAAGAAAACAACCCTTATAATCTACCAAGTGAAAAATGTGTCCTTTTGTACCATGTGAATACCCTATTCCTATTGAAATAGGATCAAATGAAGCCTTTGGAGATTTTGACTTAGACAACATATTTCTTCCTGATTTTTATTGCTCACAAGTTCAAGTTAAAGACCATGATGATCATCATGTTAAGCAAAGCGAATCGCCCCCGAGTACGAGCTCGGCTGAtcttggtggtggtggtggtggtggtgtagtTGCGGCGACTGATAGAAAAATGAACCATAATGCAAGTGAGAGAGATAGGAGGAAGAAGATCAATGGTCTGTATTCCTCTTTACGTGCTTTGCTTCCCTCAACTGATCATAtggtaagtattttatttaaaaaaattattagagaTTGCTTagatgttagagtatataacatactcCGGGTtccaaccatcagcttaagccaAGCTGATGGTTGTGTTGGTTTCTTAACATGATCAGAGTTAacatgacaagaggtcacgagttAAAATCACACCCACCACTCATATAAATATTTAGCATTGGATATGCGGAAGAtttgtgctgcatccacacttctagatCAAACGGCTCTCGTATGACAGagcgtgttagaatatataacatattctggatgttcaactatcagcttaaacttttagtttagttggtttcttgacaatTAATCATTAACGCTACAATCGATACATGATTTAATTCCAAGTTTTTTTTTCTACAGAAAAAACTAAGTATTCCTGCAACAGTTTCAAGGGTGTTAAAGTACATACCAGAACTACAAAAAGAAGTGAAGGATTTAGCACAGAAAAAAGAAGAGCTCTTATTATCAgaatcttcattttcacaaagaaattcagtggaattaataaaagaaaagagtgGAAAAATAAGAAGTAATATTGAAGAGAAATCATCATCAAAATATTCAGTTTCAGTAAATAAGATGAGTGATAAGGAGATGGTAATCCAAATATCAACATTGGAAAGAATATCATTATCAGAAGTTCTAATGCAAGTAGAGAAGGGTGGTTATCTTATTCTACATGTTTCCTCTTTTCAATCCTTTACTGGAAGAGCTTTTCACACTATACATTTGTtggtaagtatttttttttttcatctttctaGACTTTAGGAGAATATATGATAGGCTGATATAAATAACATATTCTACGgctttaattttcaaattaattttttggtcGATTATTACTCCCTTCATTTTTACAAGATTATAGCTTTTAACTCCCGAGCTTTAACTTTCTATCCTTCTTATTGATTCGTTTAGTCTTTGCTCAAGCCCAAATCATTTAAACAATTCTATTTTATCTTTTCTTCAATGTTTGCAGCTCCtaaattcttttttatatttcgTTTTAAATTTTATCCCTTAAAATATgtccatttttccatcaaaaCACTcgtattaattgatttttaatttataatcataaaatatGACTAGATTTACTGAATTTATTATCACTAACCTTAACGTTGAAATCATTTGATGATCTCATGCTAGCAACTGCGTGCCGATGTCCTCTAAATTTcttatacaaataataaaaataataataatattattactattattgctATATATCGTGGCTTTTTTTAGTTAGACTCATACATTCTATTATTATCATGATGATGTACGATTTAGATCTGTTAAATCTTAATAGTATTTAGATATCTAATTGAATTCGATTGatacaatttattttctaaaaagtaggtaaattttgtgttttatgTCAATAAATTTGAGCTACACTATACTAATTTTTCCGctattttttgttttgggtCAATATCTAACaattataatttgtaaattttttttggtctCAATACTGAAAAACTAATTTTAGaattttagcaaaaaaaaattatgttatttTCATATATTATACCCCAAAGACCATGCTTgcacaataataattttttattttattttcctcaTAAATTCTGATTCATAGAATCTAACCTCGAATCTAATTCATAAAGTAAACTATAATTAtctacttttatttaaataatagttTTAATGAGGTAAAGTTAGGTGTTAAGTAATGGTCATGATTTTAGTAAGAAGAATAAAATTTTGTTGCCAGAAAAGGAaggtaattattatttttattctattttctttataattaatggtaataagttcaaatatatattttaattaattaacatgtCATGTTTGTCAATTGTCACAGATGGAAGGAATACATGTAAAGAAATATGGAAACTTAAACGGAGATCAACTGCAAATCTTGATACAAAATCAAAGGCAGATGTACTTCTAGAATAACAGCACAATTTACATTTTGATCTCTGTATTAATTTTGGAAAAGtcaaaactaaaaatcaaaCCTTTAAGTggttaacttttaaaaattctacatttgatttatttttttttttaaaaaaaaaaaaactcgcaTTTTTATCATAGCCGCTTGTAGAGGGCAAAATGACTTTGAGCATGATCAATGGGtcacatttgtcattttaattgacattttttagactaatttcttttgtaatttaaatatgcaaataaacAACAATAATGTCCGACTCTTAATTCCAAAAAGTTAtatataagtaaataaataatctAACAAAGGAAATTATGAAATTGGGTGCTTTAAATTGGTTCGAAATTGGACATTGTGCTCATATTGGTTTTTGCATAGTTGGT
Proteins encoded in this region:
- the LOC130826138 gene encoding protein STRICTOSIDINE SYNTHASE-LIKE 10-like, with translation MKSSKFLITSIIVLIFSLINTTYKFRYTKKKIGPKLLQTLPIETAFGPESFAFDAASQEPYAGVSDGRIVKWVQRERRWVDFAFTSSLRDECQNRSNHEETEHKCGRPLGLRFNERTGELFIADAYLGLLVVGPNGGLATPVVTEVEGVPLGFTNGLDIDQKTGIVYFTSSSTLYPRRKYMSLILSNDKSGRLLTYNPETKQARKVLDNLTFPNGVSLDKDGKFLLIVETTTCKIIKYWLENTQKAGSTELLAELSGYPDNIRRNSKGEYWVGLYSKRGKFLKWILSFPFIGNAILKLPFNGVELVKVFVRLRAIGLAVKIDENGNVLQVLEDNTGKLKFVSEVVEKDRNLWFGSVILPYASLYKDYNLP
- the LOC130826139 gene encoding uncharacterized protein LOC130826139 isoform X1; this encodes MGMLRNKIVTQILKRSKNKIITQKTYSELISAAVSDPEMGNGFWSKDYEDYRKSLYGGNITHKALFVDAVGTVLVPAQSTSKIYRQIGEKYGVKYSENEILSRYRWAYEQPWRRSSLRYVDDGRPFWQFIVSFSTGCSDKQYFEELYNYYMTEKVRTWRIYADVSFCFKAWKLCDPNAGNVFRALRNEGVRVAIVSNFDTRLRPLLRALNCENWFDAVAVSAEVAAEKPNPIIFLKACDLVGVNPEDAVHVGDDRRNDIWGARDAGCDTWLWGCDVHTFKEVAQRIGVDT
- the LOC130826139 gene encoding uncharacterized protein LOC130826139 isoform X2, producing MGMLRNKIVTQILKRSKNKIITQKTYSELISAAVSDPEMGNGFWSKDYEDYRKSLYGGNITHKALFVDAVGTVLVPAQSTSKIYRQIGEKYGVKYSENEILSRYRWAYEQPWRRSSLRYVDDGRPFWQFIVSFSTGCSDKQYFEELYNYYMTEKAWKLCDPNAGNVFRALRNEGVRVAIVSNFDTRLRPLLRALNCENWFDAVAVSAEVAAEKPNPIIFLKACDLVGVNPEDAVHVGDDRRNDIWGARDAGCDTWLWGCDVHTFKEVAQRIGVDT
- the LOC130825907 gene encoding transcription factor bHLH101-like, whose product is MCPFVPCEYPIPIEIGSNEAFGDFDLDNIFLPDFYCSQVQVKDHDDHHVKQSESPPSTSSADLGGGGGGGVVAATDRKMNHNASERDRRKKINGLYSSLRALLPSTDHMKKLSIPATVSRVLKYIPELQKEVKDLAQKKEELLLSESSFSQRNSVELIKEKSGKIRSNIEEKSSSKYSVSVNKMSDKEMVIQISTLERISLSEVLMQVEKGGYLILHVSSFQSFTGRAFHTIHLLVLSNGHDFSKKNKILLPEKEDGRNTCKEIWKLKRRSTANLDTKSKADVLLE